A stretch of the Malus sylvestris chromosome 10, drMalSylv7.2, whole genome shotgun sequence genome encodes the following:
- the LOC126584651 gene encoding protein ALP1-like, whose product MDETFLLMLSNLLHLHNSIDPTTSLLSTTPTTAAAASSSPTTSSSPTPTSLLASSSAAPLLFFTIASVLSFIATSRTKPSSSSQNPPPASADTAAASAFSVSAFRALSTEHIWSLEAPLRDAQWRSLYGLSYPVFTTVVEKLKPHIALSNLSLPSDYAVAMVLSRLSHGFSAQTLASRYSLDPYLVSKITNMVTRLLATKLYPEFIKIPISRRRLIETTQAFEELTSLPNMCGAIDGSPIKLHKHNLPGNYKCRYGYPSVLLEVVADHKKIFWDVCVKAPGGTDDATHFRDSLLYNKLTSGDVWEKIINVRGHHVRPYIVGDWCYPLMSFMLTPFSPNGMGTPAQNLFDGMLMKGRSAVVEAIGLLKGRWKILQDLNVGINHVPQTIVACCVLHNLCQIAREPEPELWKDPDESGLPPRVLESEKDSYYYGESLRQALADDLHQRLSSR is encoded by the coding sequence ATGGATGAAACGTTTCTCCTGATGCTCTCAAACCTCCTCCATCTCCACAACTCAATCGACCCAACAACCTCCCTCCTCTCCACCACCCCCACAACCGCCGCCGCCGCATCTTCCTCCcccaccacctcctcctcccccacccccacctccctCCTCGCCTCCTCCTCCGCCGCCCCTCTCCTCTTCTTCACCATCGCCTCCGTCCTCTCCTTCATCGCCACTTCCCGCACCAAACCCTCCTCCTCATCCCAAAACCCACCCCCCGCCTCCGCCGACACCGCCGCCGCATCCGCCTTTTCCGTCTCCGCCTTCCGAGCCCTCTCCACCGAACACATCTGGTCCCTAGAAGCCCCTCTCCGCGATGCCCAATGGCGGTCCCTCTACGGCCTCTCCTACCCTGTCTTCACCACCGTCGTCGAGAAGCTCAAACCCCACATCGCCCTCTCCAATCTCTCGCTCCCCTCTGACTACGCCGTCGCCATGGTCCTTTCCCGCCTCTCCCACGGCTTCTCCGCCCAAACCCTCGCCTCCCGCTACTCCCTCGATCCATACCTCGTCTCCAAGATTACCAACATGGTCACCCGCCTCCTCGCCACCAAGCTGTACCCTGAGTTTATCAAGATTCCCATCTCCCGCCGCAGGCTAATCGAAACCACCCAGGCTTTCGAGGAGCTTACGTCGCTCCCCAACATGTGTGGCGCCATTGACGGCAGCCCAATCAAGCTCCATAAGCACAATTTGCCCGGAAACTACAAATGCCGATATGGGTACCCTTCGGTTTTGCTCGAGGTCGTGGCGGATCACAAGAAAATCTTCTGGGATGTGTGTGTGAAAGCCCCTGGCGGCACAGACGACGCCACCCATTTCAGAGATAGTCTTTTGTACAATAAGCTGACTTCCGGCGATGTTTGGGAGAAGATAATCAATGTGAGGGGTCATCATGTGAGGCCTTACATTGTTGGGGACTGGTGCTACCCCTTGATGTCCTTTATGCTGACACCCTTTTCGCCGAATGGGATGGGGACTCCTGCTCAGAACCTGTTTGACGGAATGCTTATGAAGGGGAGGTCTGCTGTGGTTGAGGCAATTGGGCTGCTTAAAGGGAGGTGGAAGATTCTGCAGGACCTCAATGTGGGTATTAATCATGTGCCTCAGACCATTGTTGCGTGTTGCGTGTTGCATAACTTGTGCCAAATTGCGAGGGAGCCTGAACCGGAGCTCTGGAAGGACCCGGATGAGAGTGGGCTGCCGCCCAGGGTGCTTGAAAGCGAGAAGGATTCTTACTACTATGGGGAAAGCTTGAGGCAAGCATTGGCAGATGATTTGCATCAGAGGCTTTCGTCGAGATAA
- the LOC126584658 gene encoding uncharacterized protein LOC126584658 has protein sequence MAWRQMLFPTRSMLVPFSTGGFARFSTKSNPYLVKVGIPEFLNGIGNGVESHVAKLDSEIGDFQKLLVTRTLRLKKLGVPCKHRKLILKYTHKYRLGLWRPRAQPVKV, from the exons ATGGCATGGAGGCAAATGTTATTCCCCACCAGATCAATGTTGGTACCATTTTCCACAGGCGGGTTCGCCAGATTCTCCACCAAATCAAACCCTTATCTAG TGAAAGTTGGGATACCAGAGTTTTTGAATGGGATTGGCAATGGAGTGGAATCTCATGTGGCCAAGCTTGATTCTGAGATTGGCGATTTCCAAAAGCTGCTTGTCACTCGTACTCTCAGACTGAAGAAACTTGGTGTCCCTTGCAAACAT AGGAAGCTGATCTTGAAATACACTCACAAGTATAGGCTGGGACTTTGGAGGCCTCGAGCTCAGCCCGTCAAAGTCTAG
- the LOC126584648 gene encoding pentatricopeptide repeat-containing protein At5g39710 yields MPLPKHHIHKLPSFHWSPSDAALADKAITYLKRHPQHLTSLSSHFTPEAASCVLLKSQFDQTLTLNFLNWARNRQFLNFPCKCLALHILTRFKLYKSAQSLAEDVALNTVDDGGSLVFQCLADSFHSCNSSSAVFDLVVKSYSHLNFIDKAMNILSLAKVHGFMPGVLSYNAILDAIIRSKGSVKFAEEVLSEMSRNGVSPNVYTYNILIRGCSGAGNLEMGLYFFGEMERNGCLPNVVTYNTLIDAYCKLKRIDEAFELFRSMALKGLEPNLISYNVVINGLCREGRMNETIQVLDDMKRKGFVPDEVTGNTLISGYCKAGNFHQAFVLQEDMQRNGLSPNVVTYTALINAMCKAKNLKRAMEFFDQMRVRGLRPNERTYTTLIDGFSQQGFLNEAYGVLNEMIGSGFSPSIVTYNALINGYCLLGRMEEAIGVIQDMIGKGLFPDVVSYSTIITGYCWHQELESAFRMKQEMVEKGVSPDAVTYSSLIQGVCLQRRLVEACDLFQEMLSMGMRPDEFTYTTLINAYCVEGDLIKALELNNEMIRKGFLPDVVTYSVLINGLNKQARTREAKRLLLKLFYEESVPDDVTYNTLIENCTNSEFKSVVALVKGFCMKGLMKEADQVFETMIKRKYKPNEAVYDVIIHGHCRGGSVQKAYNLYKEMLHFGFIPHTVTVIALIKELFTEGMNKELNQVIGNMLRSSQVNDAELAKLLVEVNHKEGNMDAVFNVLSEMAKDGLLPNSGVAACAGG; encoded by the coding sequence ATGCCCCTCCCGAAACATCATATTCACAAGCTACCTTCATTTCACTGGTCCCCCTCCGACGCCGCCCTCGCCGACAAGGCAATAACCTACCTCAAACGCCACCCTCAACACCTCACTTCTCTATCTTCCCATTTTACCCCAGAGGCAGCCTCCTGTGTCCTCCTCAAGTCCCAATTCgaccaaaccctaaccctaaatttCCTCAACTGGGCTCGAAACCGCCAATTCCTCAACTTCCCATGCAAGTGCCTGGCGCTCCACATCCTCACCCGCTTCAAGCTCTACAAGTCCGCTCAATCCCTCGCGGAGGACGTTGCCCTCAACACCGTCGATGATGGGGGCAGTTTGGTCTTTCAGTGCCTCGCTGACTCCTTTCATAGCTGCAATTCGAGCTCGGCGGTCTTTGACTTGGTGGTGAAGTCTTACTCTCACTTGAATTTCATTGATAAAGCAATGAACATTCTTAGTTTAGCTAAAGTTCATGGATTTATGCCTGGTGTGCTGTCGTATAATGCAATTTTAGATGCAATTATTAGGTCAAAAGGGTCGGTTAAATTTGCAGAGGAGGTGTTGAGTGAGATGAGTAGGAATGGGGTCTCTCCGAATGTGTATACTTACAATATTTTGATTAGGGGTTGCAGCGGGGCGGGGAATTTGGAAATGGGGTTGTATTTTTTCGGtgaaatggaaagaaatggcTGTTTGCCGAATGTGGTTACTTATAATACATTGATTGATGCCTATTGCAAGTTGAAGAGGATTGATGAGGCGTTTGAACTGTTCAGATCCATGGCGTTGAAGGGTTTGGAGCCAAATTTGATTTCTTATAATGTGGTAATCAATGGCTTGTGTCGAGAAGGCAGGATGAACGAGACAATTCAGGTCCTTGATGACATGAAAAGAAAAGGTTTTGTTCCTGATGAGGTGACTGGTAATACACTCATTAGTGGATATTGCAAGGCAGGCAATTTTCATCAAGCATTTGTTTTGCAAGAGGATATGCAGAGGAATGGCTTGTCTCCAAATGTTGTCACATATACAGCATTGATTAATGCCATGTGTAAGGCTAAGAATTTGAAACGAGCAATGGAGTTTTTTGATCAGATGCGTGTTAGAGGACTTCGTCCAAATGAGAGGACGTATACTACATTGATCGATGGCTTCTCTCAACAGGGGTTCTTAAATGAAGCTTATGGTGTTCTGAATGAAATGATTGGGAGTGGATTTTCACCTTCGATTGTAACTTACAATGCCCTTATCAATGGATACTGCTTATTAGGGAGGATGGAGGAGGCCATTGGAGTTATACAAGACATGATAGGCAAAGGTTTGTTCCCCGATGTAGTAAGTTATAGTACTATTATAACTGGGTATTGTTGGCATCAGGAATTGGAGAGCGCATTTCGAATGAAGCAGGAGATGGTGGAGAAGGGTGTATCACCTGATGCAGTTACCTATTCATCACTCATTCAAGGTGTCTGTCTGCAAAGAAGACTAGTTGAAGCTTGTGATCTGTTCCAAGAAATGTTAAGCATGGGTATGCGTCCTGATGAATTTACGTACACAACCTTGATCAATGCTTACTGTGTGGAAGGGGACTTAATCAAGGCCCTAGAGTTGAATAATGAAATGATACGAAAAGGTTTCTTACCTGATGTTGTTACATACAGTGTGCTTATTAACGGACTTAACAAACAAGCTCGGACAAGGGAAGCAAAGAGGCTTCTGCTCAAGTTGTTTTACGAGGAGTCTGTTCCCGATGATGTCACATATAATACACTAATAGAGAACTGCACTAATAGTGAATTTAAGAGCGTGGTGGCCCTTGTAAAGGGATTCTGTATGAAGGGTTTGATGAAAGAAGCAGACCAAGTTTTTGAGACGATGATTAAGAGGAAATACAAGCCTAATGAGGCAGTTTATGATGTTATTATACATGGTCATTGTAGGGGTGGAAGTGTTCAGAAGGCATATAATCTATACAAGGAGATGTTGCATTTCGGTTTCATTCCTCACACTGTGACTGTTATTGCGTTGATTAAAGAACTTTTCACCGAGGGAATGAACAAGGAATTGAATCAAGTCATAGGGAACATGCTTAGAAGCTCTCAGGTTAATGACGCTGAGCTTGCAAAACTACTCGTTGAAGTCAACCATAAAGAAGGAAATATGGATGCGGTATTTAATGTACTTAGCGAAATGGCCAAAGATGGCCTCCTTCCAAATAGTGGAGTAGCAGCTTGTGCAGGGGGGTAA